Proteins from a single region of bacterium:
- a CDS encoding formate--tetrahydrofolate ligase, whose translation MKSDIEIAQESPITPITEIAKKIGLNASDIELYGEHKAKIKLEVLDRLKDKKIGKFIFVTAINPTPLGEGKTVVNIGLSQALAKIGKNVISTLRQPSMGPVFGVKGGATGGGYSQVQPMEDINMHFTGDFHAITTAHNLLAAIIDNHLHKGNPLNLDINNIYWRRVMDMNDRALRDIIVGLGGSNNGIPRETGFDITAASEIMAILSLAEDLKDLRKRLETILVGTSRDKKGVYARQLNVVGALMVLLKDAIKPNLVQTLEGVPVIMHAGPFANIATGNNSVIADKIALRLADYVVTECGFGADCGAEKLINIKCRQSGLRPSAAVVVATVKALKMHGGGFEAVPGKKIDKALLEKENVEAVIKGCENLTKHIENIRSFGVPVVVAINRFTSDTENEIQAIRDIAVKTGARAVIPIDVWGKGGMGGTALAEEVVKACDEKSEVKFTYDVQDTIENKMATVVKTIYGGAGISLSSKAKSKIKMLKEEGLDKLPICIAKTHLSLSHDPTLKGRPKDFVVPIDDIKASAGAGFIYAIAGQMMTMPGLPSVPSSEAIDMDDNGVIRGIF comes from the coding sequence ATGAAAAGCGACATTGAAATTGCTCAGGAATCACCCATTACGCCGATTACTGAAATTGCCAAAAAGATCGGATTGAATGCCTCCGATATTGAGTTGTACGGTGAACATAAAGCCAAGATCAAACTAGAAGTATTGGACCGCCTGAAGGACAAAAAAATTGGAAAATTTATTTTTGTCACGGCGATCAACCCAACGCCGCTCGGTGAAGGCAAGACCGTCGTCAATATCGGATTATCGCAAGCGTTGGCCAAAATAGGAAAAAATGTGATCTCGACATTACGTCAGCCTTCGATGGGACCGGTTTTTGGTGTCAAAGGCGGTGCGACCGGCGGAGGGTATTCGCAAGTGCAGCCGATGGAAGATATCAATATGCACTTTACCGGTGATTTTCACGCGATCACGACGGCACACAATCTTCTTGCGGCTATTATTGACAATCACCTGCACAAAGGTAATCCGTTGAATCTGGACATCAATAATATATACTGGCGTCGCGTGATGGATATGAATGATCGCGCGTTGCGTGATATTATCGTCGGATTAGGCGGCAGCAATAACGGTATCCCGCGCGAAACGGGATTTGATATCACGGCCGCCAGTGAGATCATGGCAATCCTGTCCCTCGCGGAAGACCTCAAGGATCTGCGTAAACGTCTTGAGACGATTCTTGTCGGCACTTCACGGGATAAAAAAGGCGTATATGCACGCCAACTGAATGTCGTCGGCGCACTGATGGTTTTACTCAAAGACGCCATCAAACCGAACCTCGTTCAAACACTGGAAGGCGTTCCTGTGATCATGCATGCCGGACCGTTTGCCAATATCGCCACGGGTAATAATTCGGTTATTGCAGATAAAATAGCCTTACGCCTTGCCGATTATGTCGTGACGGAATGCGGTTTTGGTGCGGATTGCGGCGCGGAAAAACTGATCAATATCAAGTGCCGTCAAAGCGGATTGCGTCCCTCGGCTGCCGTGGTCGTGGCTACGGTCAAAGCGCTCAAAATGCACGGCGGCGGGTTTGAAGCCGTTCCGGGTAAGAAGATTGATAAGGCATTATTGGAAAAAGAAAACGTCGAAGCCGTGATCAAAGGTTGTGAGAACCTTACAAAACACATCGAAAATATTCGCAGTTTTGGTGTACCGGTCGTCGTGGCGATCAATCGTTTTACCTCGGACACGGAGAACGAAATACAAGCCATTCGCGATATTGCCGTTAAAACCGGAGCGCGTGCGGTGATACCGATTGACGTTTGGGGCAAAGGCGGTATGGGTGGAACAGCGCTGGCCGAAGAAGTAGTCAAAGCCTGCGATGAAAAATCGGAAGTGAAATTTACCTACGATGTCCAGGATACGATCGAAAATAAAATGGCCACGGTCGTAAAAACAATCTATGGCGGTGCGGGCATTTCCCTGTCGTCCAAAGCCAAATCGAAAATTAAAATGCTCAAAGAAGAAGGTCTTGACAAACTGCCGATATGTATTGCTAAAACGCATCTTTCACTTTCACATGATCCTACACTCAAAGGGCGTCCGAAAGATTTTGTGGTTCCTATTGATGATATCAAAGCTTCTGCGGGAGCGGGTTTCATTTATGCCATTGCCGGGCAAATGATGACCATGCCCGGGTTACCGTCAGTGCCTTCATCGGAGGCGATTGATATGGATGATAACGGCGTCATACGCGGAATTTTTTAG
- a CDS encoding glutathionylspermidine synthase family protein, with product MRTSEVKYTDPSVPRRDPYFDFAKKITDSHILTDPWIDGDPRFSDEPVILGAGTYALMQKAAEHIGALYDELVRIILREPHWLDDYFHLTPHQKMLWFASGGRWHGMARLDMFLCTDGRLQVCEMNSDTPSGEAEAVLINQIIRSRFPRFTDPNAGLETQFIRMVLRLWGKRTWPRLSPTVGIVYPTEMPEDLSMIRLYQRWLESRGAHVILGSPYNLGSTAQRLTLLQKPVDVLIRHYKTDWWCERLPVWKDQEPFPDALPLVKPLQHLMRTWLAGQIAMINPPGAVLTQNKLTMAFFWEHLRKFSPTARNTIRTWIPETRRLITKESKKLNKNEWVLKTDYGCEGDEVIIGNDVSETLWKESLSKAIPKHWILQRYFSSIRIGRENLIPNFGLYLVGGRAAGIYTRLSNTATDGTALSAATLIDQHSH from the coding sequence ATGCGCACCTCCGAGGTAAAATACACCGATCCTTCGGTTCCGCGACGCGACCCGTATTTTGATTTTGCAAAAAAAATCACGGATTCGCATATCCTCACCGATCCTTGGATTGACGGCGATCCGCGTTTTTCGGACGAACCGGTGATCCTCGGCGCCGGAACTTATGCATTGATGCAAAAAGCGGCCGAACACATCGGCGCTTTATATGACGAATTGGTGCGCATCATTCTTCGCGAACCTCATTGGCTCGATGATTATTTCCATTTGACGCCGCATCAAAAGATGCTTTGGTTTGCCTCCGGCGGACGATGGCATGGCATGGCGCGACTGGATATGTTTTTATGTACGGACGGACGTCTGCAAGTATGTGAAATGAATTCCGATACGCCCAGCGGTGAAGCGGAAGCCGTTTTGATCAATCAGATTATTCGATCGCGCTTTCCGCGTTTTACCGATCCCAATGCCGGATTGGAAACGCAATTTATACGTATGGTTTTACGTCTCTGGGGCAAACGTACATGGCCCAGGCTTTCTCCGACGGTCGGCATCGTGTATCCGACCGAAATGCCCGAGGATCTCTCCATGATACGCTTGTATCAGCGTTGGTTGGAATCCCGCGGCGCTCATGTCATATTGGGTTCGCCCTACAATCTGGGCAGCACTGCGCAGCGACTGACGTTACTGCAAAAACCCGTGGATGTATTGATTCGGCATTACAAAACAGATTGGTGGTGCGAACGCTTGCCGGTGTGGAAAGATCAGGAACCTTTTCCCGACGCGCTTCCGCTCGTCAAACCATTGCAACACCTGATGCGCACCTGGCTTGCGGGACAGATAGCGATGATCAACCCGCCCGGCGCTGTGCTTACACAAAACAAACTGACAATGGCTTTTTTTTGGGAACACCTGCGTAAGTTTTCACCTACGGCGCGGAATACGATACGCACGTGGATCCCGGAAACGCGTCGCCTGATAACGAAGGAAAGCAAAAAACTGAATAAAAATGAATGGGTACTCAAAACCGATTACGGATGCGAAGGCGATGAAGTGATCATCGGTAACGATGTCAGTGAAACACTGTGGAAAGAATCGCTGTCCAAAGCTATTCCCAAACACTGGATCCTTCAGCGTTATTTTTCGTCAATCCGCATCGGGCGCGAAAATCTAATTCCAAATTTCGGCCTGTATCTCGTCGGAGGACGTGCGGCCGGTATTTATACACGTTTATCCAATACGGCCACGGACGGTACGGCGCTCAGCGCAGCGACATTGATTGACCAACATTCTCACTAG
- a CDS encoding alpha/beta fold hydrolase, whose protein sequence is MKLHFVEYGSPKTLVILHGLLGSERNWYSVAKKLSDHYRLIIPDLRNHGVSPHDPEHSIVAMRKDIEALVDRLHLHEFYLLGHSMGGHVAMNYAFAHPERVKALIVEDIAPRSYGTGLIEILTAMNAVDLNLYKEKKQVESALAEGIKNPAVRSFVITNLVRDHDRMYWRVNLPALTEFAANEIVRFKASESDMFHGPTLFVGGEKSMYNLRDDAELIAKHFPSSALEMIPDAGHWIHHEKADVFCQIVMDFLNRH, encoded by the coding sequence ATGAAATTACATTTTGTCGAATACGGCAGCCCGAAAACACTGGTGATACTGCACGGCCTGCTGGGTAGTGAACGCAACTGGTATTCGGTAGCCAAAAAATTATCCGACCATTACCGCTTGATCATTCCGGATCTGCGCAACCACGGAGTTTCACCGCACGATCCCGAACATTCTATCGTGGCGATGCGTAAAGATATTGAGGCGTTGGTTGACCGTTTGCATTTGCATGAATTTTACTTGTTGGGCCATTCGATGGGTGGCCATGTCGCGATGAATTACGCTTTTGCACATCCCGAGCGAGTTAAAGCGTTGATCGTAGAAGATATTGCACCGCGCTCATACGGCACGGGTTTGATCGAAATTCTCACAGCGATGAATGCCGTGGATCTGAATCTTTATAAAGAAAAAAAACAAGTGGAATCGGCCCTTGCAGAGGGAATCAAAAATCCGGCCGTACGATCCTTTGTGATTACCAACCTGGTGCGAGATCACGATCGGATGTATTGGCGTGTTAATCTTCCGGCTTTGACGGAATTTGCGGCCAATGAAATAGTACGATTCAAAGCTTCGGAAAGCGATATGTTTCATGGTCCTACACTATTTGTCGGCGGTGAAAAATCCATGTATAATCTTCGTGATGACGCGGAGCTAATAGCAAAACACTTTCCTTCGTCAGCATTAGAGATGATACCGGATGCCGGGCATTGGATTCATCATGAAAAAGCCGATGTATTTTGTCAAATCGTGATGGATTTTTTGAATCGCCACTAA
- a CDS encoding DUF350 domain-containing protein, with the protein MDITYLTFVLGAVVTLLILARLVNQFLMRERLTDALTEKDRLATGIALSGYLFGVMMIIIDVLSGEGHNDWLKDFLLVGIYGLAGIVFLVFVSVMELRLILSAKALDAVREGNVAAAITVAASYIATSQIIGAVVSGDNTGGNWLTAVIFFIIGQTTLLIMTYAFRWLTAYNDAEAIMQGNAAAALSYAGVMIGIAIIVGTALRGDFIDYPTSLVDYAWSLVIVVALYPIRQFLVQGVLLGCGFSFYGGKLDEEISKDRNIGAGCIEATTYIASALLATALL; encoded by the coding sequence ATGGACATTACTTACCTCACATTCGTTTTAGGCGCCGTCGTTACACTTTTGATCCTTGCGCGCCTCGTCAATCAATTTCTCATGCGGGAACGCCTCACCGATGCGCTAACTGAAAAAGATCGTTTGGCAACCGGTATCGCACTCTCGGGCTATTTGTTCGGCGTGATGATGATCATCATAGACGTACTCAGCGGCGAAGGGCATAACGATTGGCTCAAAGATTTTTTACTTGTCGGAATTTACGGATTGGCCGGGATCGTATTTTTGGTTTTTGTCAGCGTGATGGAGCTGCGTCTGATCCTCTCTGCCAAAGCATTGGATGCTGTTCGCGAAGGCAATGTCGCCGCCGCCATTACGGTCGCTGCTTCATACATTGCGACATCGCAGATCATCGGCGCCGTCGTATCCGGCGATAATACCGGCGGCAATTGGCTGACGGCTGTTATTTTTTTCATTATCGGTCAGACCACGCTGCTGATCATGACGTATGCATTTCGGTGGCTCACGGCGTATAACGATGCCGAAGCCATCATGCAAGGTAATGCTGCCGCCGCGCTTTCGTATGCCGGGGTCATGATCGGTATCGCTATTATTGTAGGCACAGCCTTACGCGGTGACTTCATAGACTATCCCACCAGCCTTGTGGATTATGCATGGTCGCTGGTGATCGTCGTGGCGCTTTATCCGATCCGCCAATTTTTAGTGCAAGGTGTTTTACTCGGGTGCGGATTTAGTTTTTATGGCGGTAAATTAGATGAAGAAATTTCCAAAGATCGCAATATCGGCGCCGGATGTATTGAGGCAACGACCTATATCGCCTCGGCACTTTTAGCCACGGCATTACTGTAG